In the Plodia interpunctella isolate USDA-ARS_2022_Savannah chromosome 6, ilPloInte3.2, whole genome shotgun sequence genome, one interval contains:
- the CaMKII gene encoding calcium/calmodulin-dependent protein kinase type II alpha chain, which translates to MANPNRESVSTRFSDNYDLKEELGKGAFSIVRRAVQKSTGYEFAAKIINTKKLSARDFQKLEREARICRKLQHPNIVRLHDSIQEEHFHYLVFDLVTGGELFEDIVAREFYSEADASHCIQQILESVHHCHHNGVVHRDLKPENLLLASKAKGAAVKLADFGLAIEVQGDQQAWFGFAGTPGYLSPEVLKKEPYGKPVDIWACGVILYILLVGYPPFWDEDQHRLYGQIKAGAYDYPSPEWDTVTPEAKSLINQMLTVNPSKRITASEALKHPWICHRERVASVMHRQETVDCLKKFNARRKLKGAILTTMLATRNFSGKSMVNKKGDGSQVKESTDSSTTLEDDDLDKDKKGVDRACTVISKEHDEDGLSKADSFQKARGDSTASLRRAEVIKITEVLIDAINNGDYETYSKLCDPNLTAFDPDALGNLIEGVEFHKFFIDNTPSHVKTNTTILNPRVHLLGDDVAVIAYVCVTQSVDAEGRRATHQSQETRIWQKRHNKWTAVHFHRS; encoded by the coding sequence ATGGCCAACCCAAACCGTGAAAGTGTTAGCACTCGTTTTTCTGACAATTATGACTTGAAAGAAGAATTAGGAAAAGGAGCGTTTTCCATAGTAAGGCGAGCTGTTCAAAAATCGACTGGATATGAATTTGCtgccaaaataataaacactaaaaaaCTCTCAGCTAgagattttcaaaaattggAAAGAGAGGCTAGGATTTGTCGAAAGCTTCAGCACCCTAATATTGTAAGACTGCATGATTCCATTCAAGAGGAACATTTTCATTACCTTGTTTTTGATTTGGTGACTGGTGGTGAATTATTTGAAGATATTGTGGCACGGGAATTTTACTCCGAAGCCGATGCGTCGCATTGTATACAACAAATTTTAGAATCCGTACATCACTGCCATCACAATGGAGTTGTACATAGAGATTTAAAGCCTGAAAATCTTTTACTGGCAAGTAAGGCTAAGGGCGCTGCAGTGAAACTAGCAGATTTTGGACTAGCCATCGAAGTTCAAGGTGACCAGCAAGCATGGTTTGGATTTGCCGGTACTCCGGGATACTTATCACCTGAAGTTCTTAAAAAGGAACCTTATGGTAAACCAGTTGATATATGGGCATGCGGCGTAATATTGTACATTCTACTTGTGGGTTACCCACCATTTTGGGATGAAGATCAGCACAGGCTATATGGGCAAATTAAAGCTGGCGCCTATGATTATCCATCACCTGAATGGGATACTGTTACGCCTGAAGCAAAAAGTTTGATAAACCAGATGCTAACTGTTAATCCAAGCAAGAGAATAACTGCGTCTGAAGCTTTAAAGCACCCATGGATTTGCCATCGCGAACGCGTTGCTTCTGTTATGCATAGACAGGAAACTGTGGACTGCTTGAAGAAATTCAATGCTCGTCGTAAACTGAAAGGTGCCATTTTGACGACAATGCTCGCGACCCGAAATTTTTCAGGTAAATCTATGGTTAACAAGAAAGGGGATGGATCGCAAGTGAAAGAATCTACTGATAGCAGTACTACTCTGGAAGACGATGACTTGGATAAAGACAAGAAAGGTGTGGATAGAGCGTGCACTGTTATCTCAAAAGAACATGATGAAGATGGATTATCTAAAGCCGATTCATTTCAGAAAGCTCGTGGCGATAGCACTGCTTCTTTACGTCGTGCTGAGGTAATCAAAATTACGGAAGTGCTGATTGATGCTATCAACAACGGAGATTACGAAACCTACTCCAAGCTTTGTGATCCTAATCTTACTGCATTCGATCCTGATGCATTAGGCAATCTTATAGAAGGAGTAGAATTCCATAAATTCTTCATTGATAACACTCCTTCCCATGTTAAAACAAACACAACCATTTTAAACCCTAGAGTACATCTTCTCGGAGATGATGTAGCTGTTATAGCGTATGTCTGCGTGACTCAAAGTGTGGATGCCGAAGGAAGACGAGCCACCCACCAGTCACAAGAAACACGCATTTGGCAAAAGCGCCACAACAAGTGGACGGCAGTACATTTCCATCGCTCCTAA
- the LOC128670501 gene encoding uncharacterized protein LOC128670501, which translates to MDNTSFEPMDVDLSSNSITYMDVSFNEPHEEFTPVPVKEEPIFEPAPTNNCTLPTLTIPTQASATGVKVYHIIKKNDRKQTFNTTHIAVSILLVTCLSMVVYQIINVNCSSELDPDYLNEKLHQKVYGQYTAVTEIVSALKYESRTKLIFFYGGTGVGKTYTLSIMLEDKWNYTNIYHYTMPSFVTTFSTELMLGLTICNTAVFVVDDLVPSDLKQIKIHIIDVIRKNYDMNKYIVMILVFNCDNSDKDLMRKCDNTFYKEVERIFNDINAFKQFVKFEELSERHLKKCIEDELGEGLDDVHFNNIAKNFNVSQDGCKGVHKKIKILNNL; encoded by the coding sequence ATGGATAACACAAGTTTTGAGCCAATGGATGTTGACCTAAGTAGTAATTCAATCACTTATATGGATGTTTCATTTAATGAGCCTCATGAAGAATTTACTCCTGTGCCTGTTAAAGAAGAGCCTATATTTGAACCTGCTCCAACAAATAATTGCACACTTCCTACACTAACTATTCCTACTCAAGCATCAGCAACAGGTGTTAAAgtttatcatataataaagaaaaatgacagaaaacaaacttttaataCGACCCATATAGCAGTTTCCATATTACTGGTAACATGTTTATCCATGGTTGtctatcaaataataaatgtgaattgTAGTAGTGAATTGGATCCAGACTACCTCAATGAAAAACTGCACCAAAAGGTTTATGGACAATATACCGCTGTGACTGAAATAGTTAGTGCTTTAAAGTATGAATCAAGaacaaaacttatatttttttatggaggCACTGGTGTAGGTAAAACTTATACCCTGTCTATAATGCTTGAAGATAAGTGGAACTATACcaatatatatcattataccATGCCAAGTTTTGTGACTACATTCTCAACAGAACTGATGCTTGGTTTGACCATATGTAATACGGCTGTATTTGTAGTGGATGATTTAGTACCATCAGACCttaaacagataaaaatacatataatagatGTTATTcgaaaaaattatgatatgaataaatatattgtgatgATTCTAGTCTTCAATTGTGATAATTCAGACAAGGACTTAATGAGAAAATGtgacaatacattttataaagaaGTTGAGAGAATTTTCAATGACATCAATGCATTTAAACAGTTTGTGAAGTTTGAAGAGTTATCTGAAcgacatttgaaaaaatgcaTTGAGGATGAATTGGGTGAAGGCTTAGATGATGTTCACTTTAACAATATTGCAAAGAATTTTAATGTCTCCCAGGATGGATGCAAAGGAGTtcataagaaaataaagattttgaatAACTTATAA
- the bora gene encoding protein aurora borealis has translation MSDENDSPKSYHKSTPPTHKKVRNPFDSALIERLHKPICSPGMCKIYKKKSNGSFRWDIDQACTLVPADIVACNSQFEPSPDPALEKIAEDATERFFSQEMVMPSPMESSKKIKPLLQISDSSIHITSFKDSNVVMKDVSAQTVLTLPPELPPEIEKILQPFCTYTQDQNISGDYEITANGSLCRKLFFEEHSDVDHYDSEQTDDEIPVEQRPPSSYEAHTPVIFSPDLSRDLVAKGMKRTFGTPLKKGKFANIKPGYRNKILDVVDFGEACLSPIEFHTPKKRIDQQSATSSSLASTSISPVTKAASSDEEKNNFTSPESEAMATCLDCIESSSDSEKKGPCFCKTPNNKSVKRSTSLKESPPRSRKGSQSFSEKRSLSMSSLHRSRSVQKLDFSMDISIDGSFHDRSQADSESSPPQDSQASWCIVEEPSIHQLVKLDSLKNHSDVQSSTKIHSINLLDDTPIKGKNKSNVLSHEISKIRAPLILSPANMSLDNSLDNSDNALCLEDKKIDFNKVDLKFLTENPSQIDCTRNAKLGGDNSVSFKRVDSGFNENTFYANASSYYESAIKPSELTVTNMSKINNSKNALKEISNIPWARIDSGFKDENSSDSVQFYTNNEFIKKGNCFRFSEAKIEDKENVATEDFGFFVPNKNDAMSMSDIFTEDMTFNCNFSSTPSKNKSRRVHS, from the exons aTGAGTGACGAAAATGATAGCCCAAAATCCTATCATAAATCGACTCCCCCGACGCACAAGAAAGTGCGCAACCCGTTTGATAGCGCTTTGATTGAAAGATTGCACAAACCAATATGCAG ccCGGGCATGTGCAAAATATACAAGAAGAAAAGTAATGGATCTTTCCGTTGGGATATAGATCAAGCCTGTACGCTGGTTCCTGCGGACATTGTCGCCTGCAATAGCCAATTTGAACCTTCCCCAGATCCAGCTTTAGAGAAAATCGCCGAAGATGCGACCGAAAg attCTTCTCTCAAGAAATGGTAATGCCTAGTCCTATGGAGTCttccaagaaaataaaaccattACTTCAAATATCTGACTCAAGTATACACATAACAAGCTTTAAAGATAGTAATGTAGTAATGAAAGATG TTTCAGCTCAAACTGTACTGACATTGCCACCAGAACTGCCACCTGAAATAGAGAAAATTCTACAGCCATTCTGCACATATACACAG GATCAAAATATCTCTGGTGACTATGAAATAACAGCAAATGGTTCTTTATGTCGGAAGCTGTTTTTTGAAGAGCATAGTGATGTGGATCATTATGACTCGGAGCAGACTGATGACGAGATACCCGTAGAACAAAGACCACCGTCAAGCTATGAGGCGCATACACCTGTTATATTCAGTCCTGATCTC AGCAGAGATCTAGTGGCGAAAGGTATGAAGCGTACATTTGGCACGCCATTAAAAAAGGGTAAATTCGCAAACATTAAGCCGGGTTATAGGAATAAAATACTGGATGTGGTAGACTTTGGCGAGGCGTGTTTGAGCCCTATTGAGTTCCACACTCCGAAGAAGAGGATAGATCAACAGTCGGCCACGTCGTCTTCCCTCGCCTCTACATCCATCTCGCCGGTTACCAAGGCTGCGTCTAGTGATGAGGAG aaaaataatttcacatcGCCCGAATCAGAAGCAATGGCCACATGTCTAGACTGCATTGAATCCAGTTCAGACAGTGAAAAAAAGGGTCCATGTTTTTGTAAGACCCCTAACAACAAATCAGTGAAGCGCAGCACGTCGCTCAAAGAGTCTCCGCCACGGAGTCGAAAAGGCTCGCAGTCATTTTCTGAGAAACGCAGTCTGAGCATGTCCAGTTTGCATCGGAGTCGGTCAGTGCAGAAGCTTGACTTCAGTATGGACATTAGCATTGATGGGTCATTCCATGATCGATCGCAAG CTGATTCTGAATCGAGCCCACCACAAGACAGTCAGGCCAGTTGGTGCATAGTGGAAGAGCCAAGCATACATCAATTAGTTAAATTAGATTCCCTTAAGAATCACTCAGATGTTCAGTCGTCCACCAAAATTCATAGCATCAATTTGCTGGACGACACTCCTATCAAAGGAAAGAACAAGAGTAACGTGCTAAGCCACGAAATTAGCAAAATACGTGCGCCGCTCATACTGAGTCCGGCTAACATGTCTTTAGATAATAGTTTAGATAATTCTGATAATGCACTGTGTCTGGAGGACAAGAAGATAGACTTCAATAAAGTTGATCTCAAATTTTTGACTGAAAATCCATCTCAAATTGATTGTACTAGAAACGCCAAATTAGGAGGCGATAACTCAGTTAGTTTTAAGAGAGTAGACAGCGGCTTTAACGAGAACACGTTCTATGCGAACGCATCCAGTTATTACGAAAGTGCCATAAAGCCATCTGAATTGACAGTAACTAAtatgtctaaaataaataatagcaaaAATGCCTTGAAAGAGATATCCAACATTCCATGGGCCCGAATTGACAGTGGTTTCAAAGACGAAAATTCTTCAGATAGCGTGCAGTTCTATACTAATAatgagtttataaaaaaaggaaattgctTCAGATTCTCAGAGGCAAAAATTGAGGATAAGGAAAATGTTGCGACTGAAGATTTTGGGTTCTTTGtgccaaataaaaatgacGCCATGTCTATGTCTGATATATTTACCGAAGACATGACCTTCAACTGTAACTTTTCTTCAACACCTTCAAAAAACAAGTCGCGGAGAGTCCATTCTTAG